A genomic window from Tolypothrix sp. PCC 7910 includes:
- the tig gene encoding trigger factor, with protein sequence MKVTQEKLPASQIGLEIEITPEITKQTYEQVIKNLASTANIPGFRKGKVPRQILLQRLGTTRIKAAALEELIQDGIEKAVKQEEIPAIGQPQLRSSFDELINNYEPGKPLTFSASVDVEPEINIAQYTGLQAKAEEIKYDPARVDEALDKERQQMGTLIPVEGRAAQIGDVAVVDFKGVLAKAEGDEESAEPTPIPGGEATDFQVELYEDKFIPGFISGIVGMNPGETKEISAQFPDPYANEELAGKPAVFTVTLNELKEKELPELDDDFAQEVSDFETLAELRASLEERYQKEAEQKTKTNKQEALLAELLKHVEIDLPATLIEQEVDAMLTQTAIRLSQQGLDVRKLFTQDIIPQLRARSRDEAIDRLKRSLALREVSKRESIQVTEDEIKARVTELLQEYPDEDVDADRLRSVVENELTTEKIIDWLLENSSVELVPEGSLSTPDEEEATATEPEAESATVEVVAETVEGE encoded by the coding sequence ATGAAAGTCACCCAGGAAAAACTTCCCGCCAGCCAAATTGGACTAGAAATAGAGATTACGCCAGAGATTACCAAACAAACTTACGAACAGGTAATTAAAAACCTAGCTAGTACTGCCAATATTCCTGGGTTTCGCAAAGGCAAAGTGCCTCGGCAGATATTGCTACAGCGCCTTGGCACTACTCGCATTAAGGCAGCAGCCCTGGAAGAACTCATACAAGATGGCATAGAAAAAGCTGTTAAACAAGAAGAAATTCCGGCGATTGGGCAACCACAGTTGCGCTCATCGTTTGACGAATTGATTAATAATTATGAACCAGGTAAACCGCTGACCTTTTCTGCATCTGTCGATGTGGAACCGGAAATCAACATAGCACAGTACACAGGATTACAAGCGAAAGCCGAAGAAATCAAGTACGATCCCGCGCGGGTTGATGAAGCCCTAGATAAAGAACGTCAACAAATGGGAACATTGATTCCTGTAGAAGGACGTGCTGCCCAAATTGGCGATGTTGCAGTTGTTGATTTTAAAGGCGTATTAGCGAAAGCTGAGGGTGACGAAGAATCCGCAGAACCCACGCCAATTCCCGGAGGAGAAGCGACTGATTTTCAAGTCGAACTATACGAAGATAAATTTATTCCCGGATTTATCTCGGGTATCGTGGGCATGAATCCTGGAGAAACCAAGGAAATTTCGGCCCAGTTCCCAGATCCTTATGCTAATGAAGAGTTAGCAGGCAAACCAGCTGTATTTACAGTCACGCTCAATGAACTCAAGGAAAAAGAACTACCTGAGTTGGATGACGATTTTGCCCAAGAAGTCAGCGACTTTGAAACCTTAGCAGAATTGCGGGCTTCCTTAGAAGAGCGATATCAAAAAGAAGCCGAACAGAAAACCAAAACCAACAAGCAAGAAGCCTTGTTAGCAGAACTGCTCAAGCATGTAGAAATCGATCTACCAGCAACATTAATCGAGCAGGAAGTTGATGCAATGCTCACACAAACAGCAATCCGGCTGTCCCAGCAAGGGCTGGATGTGAGAAAGTTATTTACCCAAGATATTATTCCGCAATTACGGGCGCGATCACGTGATGAGGCCATTGATCGCCTCAAACGCTCCCTCGCTTTACGGGAAGTGAGTAAACGCGAATCCATCCAGGTGACAGAAGATGAAATTAAAGCTAGAGTCACAGAGTTGTTGCAGGAATATCCAGACGAAGATGTAGACGCAGACAGACTGCGCTCAGTTGTGGAAAATGAACTCACAACCGAAAAAATCATCGATTGGCTGCTAGAGAACTCATCAGTGGAACTCGTCCCCGAAGGCTCTTTAAGTACCCCGGATGAAGAAGAAGCCACAGCAACCGAGCCGGAAGCAGAATCCGCCACAGTGGAAGTTGTCGCAGAAACTGTTGAAGGGGAATAG
- a CDS encoding aspartate-semialdehyde dehydrogenase: MSKFYNVAILGATGAVGTELLELLASRNFPLANLKLLASERSVGRTLSFKGENLPIEAVSDRAFDGMDIVLASAGGSTSKTWAAKAVEKGAVVIDNSSAFRMKEEVPLVVPEVNPQAAADHQGIIANPNCTTILLAVALWPLHQVSPIKRLVVATYQSASGAGAKAMAEVQTQASAILSGKPAVAEVLPYPLAFNLFPHNSPLNDQGYCEEEMKMVNETRKIFGTQQIRITATCVRVPVLRAHSEAVNIEFEVPFSPEKAREIISRSPGVKLIEDWRANHFPMPIEATGRDEVLVGRIRQDISHPCGLDLWLCGDQIRKGAALNAVQIAELLVEKNLLKPLAISH; this comes from the coding sequence TTGTCTAAATTTTATAATGTAGCTATTTTGGGCGCAACTGGTGCTGTAGGCACAGAATTGTTGGAATTATTAGCAAGCCGGAATTTTCCGTTAGCTAATTTAAAGTTGTTGGCTTCAGAAAGAAGTGTGGGGCGAACGCTGTCCTTTAAAGGAGAAAATTTACCAATAGAGGCAGTTAGCGATCGCGCCTTTGATGGGATGGATATAGTACTGGCAAGTGCAGGTGGCTCGACATCTAAAACTTGGGCAGCTAAAGCAGTAGAAAAAGGCGCAGTAGTAATTGATAACTCCAGTGCCTTTCGCATGAAAGAGGAAGTGCCTTTGGTAGTACCAGAGGTAAATCCCCAAGCTGCTGCTGATCATCAAGGAATTATTGCTAATCCTAACTGCACAACAATATTGCTGGCAGTGGCATTGTGGCCTTTACATCAGGTCAGTCCAATAAAACGGCTGGTAGTTGCAACCTACCAATCTGCAAGTGGTGCAGGTGCCAAAGCAATGGCAGAAGTTCAAACCCAAGCCAGCGCGATTTTATCAGGGAAACCAGCAGTTGCTGAAGTATTACCTTATCCATTGGCATTTAATTTATTTCCGCACAATTCCCCATTAAACGATCAAGGATATTGCGAGGAAGAAATGAAAATGGTCAATGAAACTCGCAAAATTTTTGGTACACAACAAATCAGGATTACCGCCACTTGTGTGCGGGTTCCCGTACTACGTGCCCACTCGGAAGCAGTTAATATAGAATTCGAGGTGCCTTTTAGTCCAGAGAAAGCTAGGGAAATCATCAGTCGCTCTCCTGGAGTAAAATTGATTGAAGATTGGCGGGCTAACCATTTTCCAATGCCAATTGAAGCTACTGGTCGAGATGAAGTTTTAGTAGGCAGAATTCGTCAAGACATTTCACATCCTTGCGGCTTGGACCTATGGTTATGTGGTGACCAAATCCGTAAAGGAGCAGCTTTAAATGCAGTACAAATTGCTGAGTTATTAGTAGAAAAAAATCTATTAAAACCACTAGCTATTAGTCATTAG
- the dapA gene encoding 4-hydroxy-tetrahydrodipicolinate synthase: MGDFGRVLTAMITPFKEDGSVNYDVAAELAAHLANNGTDTLVVCGTTGESPTLSWDEEYQLFVEVLQAVAGKAKVIAGCGSNSTKEAIAATQKAAKIGVHGSLQVVPYYNKPPQAGLYQHFQAVAQACPDLPVLLYNIPGRTGQNLSSETVARLAEIDNIVGIKEASGNLDQASEIRRLTPKEFQIYAGDDSLTLPLLAIGAKGVVSVASHLVGNQLQQMIQAFDLGKIQIATDIHLQLFPLFKALFLTTNPIPVKKALKLLGWEVGSTRPPLSEAEPEVSHKLEVLLKELSLV, from the coding sequence GTGGGAGATTTTGGCAGAGTTTTAACCGCTATGATTACGCCGTTTAAAGAAGACGGCAGTGTCAACTATGATGTAGCGGCAGAACTAGCAGCACATCTAGCTAACAACGGTACAGATACATTGGTGGTATGTGGTACAACCGGGGAATCCCCTACCCTTAGTTGGGACGAGGAATACCAGTTGTTTGTTGAGGTGTTGCAGGCCGTAGCAGGAAAAGCCAAGGTGATAGCAGGATGTGGATCTAACTCCACCAAAGAAGCGATCGCCGCCACCCAAAAGGCAGCTAAAATAGGAGTACATGGGTCTTTACAAGTAGTTCCTTATTACAATAAACCGCCCCAAGCAGGTCTTTACCAGCACTTTCAGGCGGTAGCGCAAGCCTGTCCCGACCTACCTGTGTTGTTATACAACATTCCTGGTCGTACCGGTCAAAATCTTAGTTCCGAAACAGTTGCCCGGTTAGCGGAGATTGATAATATTGTTGGTATAAAAGAAGCTAGTGGAAATTTAGACCAGGCGAGTGAAATTCGCCGCTTGACACCAAAAGAATTTCAGATTTACGCTGGAGATGATTCTTTAACCCTGCCTTTGTTAGCGATCGGAGCAAAGGGCGTGGTGAGTGTTGCTTCTCATCTGGTAGGAAACCAACTACAGCAGATGATTCAAGCTTTTGATTTAGGTAAAATTCAAATTGCGACAGATATTCATCTTCAACTTTTTCCCCTGTTTAAAGCTCTATTTTTAACGACAAATCCTATTCCAGTTAAAAAAGCATTAAAACTTCTAGGTTGGGAGGTAGGTTCAACCCGTCCGCCGTTATCTGAAGCTGAACCAGAAGTAAGTCACAAGTTAGAGGTGCTTCTCAAAGAACTTAGTTTAGTCTAG
- a CDS encoding ribonuclease J has protein sequence MAKNEADSALKIIPLGGLHEIGKNTCVFEYDDEIVLLDAGLAFPTEAMHGVNIVLPDMTYLRENRHKIKGMIVTHGHEDHIGGIAFHLKQFEIPVIYGPRLAMAMLEGKLEEAGVRDRTELRSVLPRDVVRIGKSFFVEYIRNTHSIADSFTVALHTPIGIVIHTGDFKIDHTPVDGERFDLQRLAEHGEKGVLCLLSDSTNSEVPGFTPSERSVYPNLDRVFSQAKGRLFVTTFASSVHRINMILDLAQKHNRTVTVVGRSMLNLIAHARNLGYIKCPDNLLQPLHSVRGLPDEKVLILTTGSQGEPMSAMTRIANKEHPHIKIREGDTVVFSANPIPGNTIAVVNTIDKLMLQGANVVYGRDKGIHVSGHGCQEDQKLMIALTKPKFFVPFHGEHRMLVKHAQTAQSMGIPAENMIIIQNGDIVELTEDSISVSGKVPSGIELVDTTSSGMVSAKVLQERQRMASEGIVTIAAAIDWSGKLLAKPEIHLRGVVTSIERSLLQKWVQQRIEEILSVRWSEFAQPGEGEQPEVDWGGLQGTLERELQRSIRRELQCQPTVTLLMQIPDEPPVKVADGRRRRTRTAAQVAS, from the coding sequence ATGGCTAAAAACGAAGCTGACTCCGCCCTAAAAATTATTCCTTTGGGCGGTTTACATGAAATTGGTAAAAATACCTGTGTTTTTGAATATGACGATGAAATTGTCCTTTTAGATGCAGGTTTAGCCTTTCCTACAGAGGCAATGCATGGTGTAAATATTGTCCTGCCAGATATGACCTATCTCCGGGAAAATCGCCATAAAATTAAAGGGATGATCGTCACCCACGGTCATGAAGACCATATTGGTGGGATTGCGTTTCACCTCAAACAGTTTGAAATACCTGTAATTTATGGCCCGAGATTAGCAATGGCCATGCTAGAGGGTAAATTAGAAGAAGCTGGAGTGCGCGATCGCACAGAATTAAGATCGGTTTTACCTCGTGATGTCGTCAGGATTGGGAAATCTTTCTTTGTCGAGTACATTCGCAATACCCACTCGATTGCTGATAGCTTTACAGTTGCCCTGCATACACCCATTGGCATAGTCATCCATACAGGAGACTTTAAAATCGACCATACCCCTGTGGATGGTGAAAGATTTGACTTACAACGGTTAGCAGAACATGGCGAAAAAGGCGTACTGTGTTTGTTAAGCGATTCTACTAACTCAGAAGTGCCAGGATTTACACCTTCGGAACGTTCTGTATATCCCAATCTTGACCGCGTATTCTCACAAGCTAAAGGGCGGTTATTTGTCACAACTTTTGCTTCTAGCGTTCATCGGATCAACATGATTTTGGATCTAGCGCAGAAGCACAACCGCACAGTCACAGTGGTTGGGCGTTCAATGTTGAATTTAATTGCCCACGCACGTAATTTAGGTTACATCAAGTGTCCAGATAATCTGCTGCAACCGTTGCACTCGGTTCGTGGTTTGCCAGATGAGAAGGTGCTGATTCTTACTACTGGTTCTCAGGGTGAACCGATGTCAGCAATGACACGCATTGCTAACAAAGAACACCCCCACATAAAAATTCGCGAAGGTGATACGGTAGTTTTCTCCGCTAACCCGATTCCTGGAAACACGATCGCAGTTGTCAATACTATAGATAAATTGATGCTCCAAGGAGCAAACGTAGTCTATGGTCGAGATAAAGGAATTCACGTTTCTGGTCATGGCTGTCAAGAAGACCAAAAACTGATGATTGCTTTAACTAAACCGAAGTTTTTCGTCCCCTTCCACGGCGAACATCGGATGTTGGTGAAGCACGCCCAAACAGCGCAAAGCATGGGCATTCCTGCAGAAAACATGATTATTATCCAGAATGGCGATATCGTGGAGTTGACAGAAGACTCGATCAGCGTCTCTGGAAAAGTGCCATCGGGAATTGAACTGGTGGATACTACTAGTTCTGGAATGGTCAGCGCTAAAGTCTTGCAAGAACGCCAACGCATGGCTTCTGAAGGTATTGTTACCATCGCCGCTGCCATTGATTGGAGTGGTAAATTGTTAGCTAAACCAGAAATTCACCTGCGGGGCGTAGTCACAAGTATAGAGCGATCGCTGTTGCAGAAATGGGTACAGCAGCGCATTGAAGAAATATTAAGCGTTCGCTGGTCAGAATTTGCCCAACCTGGTGAAGGCGAGCAACCTGAAGTAGATTGGGGTGGATTGCAAGGAACTTTGGAAAGAGAGTTGCAACGTTCCATCCGTCGGGAACTGCAATGTCAACCAACTGTGACATTGTTGATGCAGATTCCTGATGAGCCACCTGTCAAAGTCGCCGATGGGAGAAGACGGAGGACGAGGACTGCTGCTCAGGTAGCATCGTAA